From Chionomys nivalis chromosome 21, mChiNiv1.1, whole genome shotgun sequence, a single genomic window includes:
- the LOC130863414 gene encoding zinc finger protein 431-like codes for NAVTYYDVHVNFTWEEWTLLNPSQKSLYKDVMLETYRNLTTIGYNWEDHNIEEHCECSRIHER; via the exons AATGCAGTGACCTATTATGACGTGCATGTCAACTTCACTTGGGAAGAGTGGActttgctgaatccttcccagaaaagtctctacaaagatgtgatgctggagacctacagaaaCCTCACGACTATAG GATATAATTGGGAAGACCATAATATTGAAGAACATTGTGAATGTTCTAGAATACATGAAAGGTAA